One segment of Panthera leo isolate Ple1 chromosome A3, P.leo_Ple1_pat1.1, whole genome shotgun sequence DNA contains the following:
- the LOC122215607 gene encoding RNA-binding protein 12 isoform X3 yields MAVVIRLQGLPIVAGTMDIRHFFSGLTIPDGGVHIVGGELGEAFIVFATDEDARLGMMRTGGTIKGSKVTLLLSSKTEMQNMIELSRRRFETANLDIPPANASRSGPPPSSGMGGRVNLPTTVPNFNNPSPSVVTAATSVHESNKNIQTFSTASIGTAPPNMGASFGSPTFSSTIPSTASPMNTVPPPPIPPIPAMPSLPPMPSIPPIPVPPPVPTLPPVPPVPPIPPVPSVPPMTPLPPMSGMPPLNPPPVAPLPAGMNGSGAPMNLNNNLNPVFLGPLNPVNPIQMNSQSSVKPLPINPDDLYVSVHGMPFSAMENDVRDFFHGLRVDAVHLLKDHVGRNNGNGLVKFLSPQDTFEALKRNRMLMIQRYVEVSPATERQWVAAGGHITFKQSIGPSGQTHPPPQTLPRSKSPSGQKRSRSRSPHEAGFCVYLKGLPFEAENKHVIDFFKKLDIVEDSIYIAYGPNGKATGEGFVEFRNEADYKAALCRHKQYMGNRFIQVHPITKKGMLEKIDMIRKRLQNFSYDQREMMLNPEGDVSSAKVCAHITNIPFSITKMDVLQFLEGIPVDENAVHVLVDNNGQGLGQALVQFKNEDDARKSERLHRKKLNGREAFVHVVTLEDMREIEKNPPAQGKKGLKIPVPGNPAVPGVPSVGMPNAGMPNAGMPSTGMPSTGMPGAGMPGTGMPGAGMPGAGMPGAGMPGAGMPGGGMPGAGGEEHAFLTVGSKEANNGPPFNFPGNFGGSNAFGPPLPPPGLGGAFGDARPGMPSVGNSGLPGLGLDVPGFGGGPNNLSGPGFAGGPQNFGNGPGSLGGPPGFGSGPPGLGSAPGHLSGPPAFGPGPGPGPGPIHIGGPPGFGSSSGKPGPTVIKVQNMPFTVSIDEILDFFYGYQVIPGSVCLKYNEKGMPTGEAMVAFESRDEATAAVIDLNDRPIGSRKVKLMAHCVTLVQLSISCDHLIDKDIGSKSDPLCVLLQDVGGGNWAELGRTERVRNCSSPEFSKTLQLEYHFETVQKLRFGIYDIDNKTPELGDDDFLGGAECSLGQIVSSQIITLPLMLKPGKPAGRGTITVSAQEMKDSRVVTMEVEARNLDKKDFLGKSDPFLEFFRQSDGKWHLVYRSEVIKNNLNPTWKRFSVPLQHFCGGDPSTPIQVRCSDYDSDGSHDLIGTFYTSLAQLQAVPANFECIHPEKQQKKKSYKNSGTVCVKICQVETQYSFLDYVMGGCQINFTVGIDFTGSNGDPSSPDSLHYLSPTGVNEYLTALWSVGSVIQDYDSDKLFPAFGFGAQVPPDWQVSHEFALNFNPNNPYCTGIQGIVDAYRQALPQVRLYGPTNFAPIINHVARFATQAAHQRTASQYFVLLLLTDGAVTDVEATREAVVRASHLPMSVIIVGVGGADFEAMEQLDADGGPLHTRSGEAAARDIVQFVPYRRFQNAPREALAQTVLAEVPIQLVSYFKAQGWAPFKPLPPPAKGPAQAAQT; encoded by the exons ATGGCTGTGGTCATCCGTTTGCAAGGTCTCCCAATTGTGGCGGGGACCATGGACATTCGCCACTTCTTCTCTGGATTGACCATCCCTGATGGGGGCGTGCATATTGTAGGGGGTGAACTGGGTGAGGCTTTCATCGTTTTTGCCACTGATGAAGATGCAAGGCTTGGTATGATGCGCACAGGTGGTACAATTAAAGGGTCAAAAGTAACACTTTTGTTGAGTAGTAAAACGGAAATGCAGAATATGATTGAACTGAGTCGTAGGCGTTTTGAAACTGCCAACTTAGATATACCACCAGCAAATGCTAGTAGATCAGGACCGCCACCTAGCTCAGGAATGGGTGGCAGGGTAAACTTGCCTACAACAGTACCTAACTTTAATAATCCTTCACCCAGTGTAGTTACTGCCGCTACATCGGTTCATGAAAGCAACAAAAACATACAGACATTTTCCACAGCCAGCATAGGAACGGCTCCTCCAAATATGGGGGCTTCTTTTGGGAGCCCAACGTTTAGCTCAACCATTCCAAGCACAGCGTCTCCAATGAACACAGTCCCACCACCACCAATTCCTCCAATCCCAGCGATGCCATCTTTGCCACCAATGCCGTCCATTCCCCCAATACCAGTTCCTCCTCCGGTACCTACATTGCCTCCTGTGCCTCCTGTGCCCCCAATCCCCCCAGTCCCTTCTGTGCCACCCATGACCCCACTGCCACCCATGTCAGGCATGCCACCCTTGAACCCGCCACCTGTGGCCCCTCTACCTGCTGGAATGAATGGCTCTGGAGCACCTATGAATCTGAACAATAACCTGAACCCTGTGTTTCTGGGTCCATTGAATCCTGTTAACCCTATCCAGATGAACTCTCAAAGCAGTGTGAAACCACTTCCCATCAACCCTGATGATCTGTATGTCAGTGTACATGGTATGCCCTTTTCTGCAATGGAAAATGATGTCAGAGATTTTTTCCATGGGCTCCGTGTTGATGCAGTGCATTTGTTGAAAGATCATGTAGGTCGAAATAATGGGAACGGATTGGTTAAATTTCTCTCCCCTCAAGATACATTTGAAGctttgaaaagaaacagaatgctGATGATTCAACGCTATGTGGAAGTTAGTCCTGCCACAGAGAGACAGTGGGTAGCTGCTGGAGGCCATATCACTTTTAAGCAAAGTATAGGACCTTCTGGAcaaacccatcccccacctcagaCACTTCCCAGGTCAAAATCGCCCAGTGGGCAGAAAAGGTCGAGGTCAAGATCACCACATGAGGCTGGTTTTTGTGTTTACTTGAAAGGGCTACCATttgaagcagaaaacaaacatgtcattgatttttttaaaaagttggataTTGTGGAAGATAGTATTTATATCGCTTATGGACCCAATGGGAAAGCAACTGGTGAAGGCTTCGTAGAATTCAGAAATGAGGCTGACTATAAGGCTGCTCTGTGTCGTCATAAACAATACATGGGCAATCGCTTTATTCAAGTTCATCCAATTACTAAGAAAGGTATGCTAGAAAAGATAGATATGATTCGTAAAAGACTGCAGAACTTCAGCTATGACCAGAGGGAAATGATGTTAAATCCGGAGGGGGATGTCAGCTCTGCCAAAGTCTGTGCTCACATAACAAATATTCCATTCAGCATTACCAAGATGGATGTTCTTCAGTTCCTAGAAGGAATCCCAGTGGATGAAAATGCTGTACATGTTCTTGTTGATAACAATGGGCAAGGTCTAGGACAGGCATTGGTTcagtttaaaaatgaagatgatgcACGTAAGTCTGAACGCTTACACCGTAAAAAACTTAACGGGAGAGAAGCTTTTGTTCATGTAGTTACTCTAGAAGATatgagagaaattgagaaaaatccCCCTGCCCAAGGAAAAAAAGGGTTAAAGATACCTGTGCCAGGTAATCCTGCAGTTCCAGGAGTGCCCAGTGTGGGAATGCCCAATGCGGGAATGCCCAATGCGGGAATGCCCAGTACAGGAATGCCCAGTACGGGAATGCCCGGTGCGGGAATGCCTGGTACAGGAATGCCCGGTGCTGGAATGCCTGGTGCCGGAATGCCCGGTGCCGGAATGCCTGGTGCGGGAATGCCCGGTGGAGGAATGCCTGGTGCAGGAGGTGAAGAACATGCCTTCCTGACTGTAGGATCTAAGGAGGCCAACAATGGGCCTCCATTTAACTTTCCTGGTAATTTTGGCGGGTCGAATGCCTTTGGGCCACCACTCCCTCCTCCAGGATTAGGAGGGGCCTTTGGTGATGCTAGGCCTGGTATGCCTTCAGTTGGAAATAGTGGTTTGCCTGGTCTAGGACTGGATGTTCCAGGTTTTGGAGGTGGACCAAATAATTTAAGTGGGCCAGGATTTGCAGGAGGCCCTCAGAATTTTGGAAATGGCCCTGGTAGTTTAGGTGGCCCCCCAGGTTTTGGAAGTGGCCCTCCTGGTCTTGGAAGTGCACCTGGGCATTTGAGTGGGCCGCCAGCCTTTGGGCCtggccctgggcctgggcctggcccaATTCACATTGGTGGACCCCCTGGCTTTGGATCTAGTTCTGGAAAACCAGGACCAACAGTAATTAAAGTGCAGAATATGCCCTTTACTGTGTCTATTGATGagattttagatttcttttatgGCTATCAAGTGATCCCAGGCTCAGTGtgtttaaaatacaatgaaaaaggtATGCCCACAGGCGAAGCCATGGTGGCCTTTGAATCTCGGGATGAAGCCACAGCCGCTGTCATTGACTTAAATGACAGACCTATAGGCTCAAGGAAAGTAAAACTT ATGgcccactgtgtgaccttggttcAGCTGTCCATTTCCTGTGACCATCTCATTGACAAGGACATCGGCTCTAAGTCTGACCCACTCTGCGTCCTTTTACAGGATGTGGGAGGGGGCAACTGGGCTGAG CTTGGCCGAACTGAGCGAGTACGGAACTGCTCGAGCCCCGAGTTCTCCAAGACTCTGCAGCTTGAGTACCACTTTGAAACAGTTCAGAAGCTCCGATTTGGCATCTATGACATAGACAACAAGACACCTGAGCTGGGGGATGATGACTTCCTAGGAGGGGCTGAGTGTTCCCTAGGACAG aTTGTGTCCAGCCAGATAATAACTCTGCCCTTGATGCTGAAGCCTGGAAAACCTGCTGGACGGGGGACTATCACG GTATCAGCTCAGGAGATGAAGGATAGTCGTGTAGTGACCATGGAGGTGGAGGCCAGAAACCTAGATAAGAAG GACTTCCTGGGAAAATCGGATCCATTCTTGGAGTTCTTCCGTCAGAGTGATGGGAAATGGCACCTGGTATACAGATCTGAG GTAATCAAGAACAACTTGAACCCTACATGGAAGCGCTTCTCTGTTCCCCTTCAGCATTTCTGTGGGGGAGACCCCAGCACACCCATCCAG gTGCGATGCTCAGACTATGACAGTGATGGTTCACATGATCTCATTGGTACCTTCTACACCAGCTTGGCCCAGCTGCAAGCAGTCCCG GCCAATTTTGAATGCATCCACCCTgagaaacagcagaaaaagaaaagctacaagAACTCTGGGACTGTCTGTGTCAAGATTTGCCAG GTAGAAACACAGTATTCCTTCCTGGACTATGTGATGGGAGGCTGTCAAATCAACTTCACT gtTGGTATAGACTTCACAGGCTCCAATGGAGACCCTTCCTCCCCGGACTCCCTGCACTACCTGAGCCCAACAGGGGTCAACGAGTACCTGACAGCACTGTGGAGTGTGGGCAGCGTGATTCAGGACTATGATTC GGACAAGCTTTTCCCAGCATTTGGATTTGgggcccaggtgccccctgattgGCAG GTCTCCCATGAATTTGCCTTGAACTTCAACCCCAATAACCCCTACTGCACAG GCATCCAGGGCATTGTGGATGCCTATCGCCAAGCCCTGCCCCAAGTTCGCCTCTATGGCCCCACCAACTTTGCACCCATTATCAACCATGTGGCCAGGTTTGCAACCCAGGCTGCACATCAGAGGACTGCCTCG CAATACtttgtgctgctgctgctgaccGACGGTGCTGTGACAGATGTGGAGGCTACACGTGAGGCTGTGGTGCGTGCCTCACACCTTCCCATGTCGGTGATCATCGTGGGTGTGGGTGGTGCTGACTTTGAGGCCATGGAGCAGCTGGATGCTGATGGTGGACCCCTGCATACGCGCTCCGGGGAGGCAGCTGCCCGTGATATAGTGCAGTTTGTGCCCTACCGTCGCTTccagaat GCCCCTCGGGAGGCACTGGCACAGACTGTGCTCGCAGAGGTACCTATACAACTGGTCTCCTACTTCAAGGCCCAAGGTTGGGCCCCATTCAAGCCACTTCCACCCCCAGCCAAGGGCCCTGCACAGGCCGCTCAGACCTAG
- the LOC122215607 gene encoding RNA-binding protein 12 isoform X1: MAVVIRLQGLPIVAGTMDIRHFFSGLTIPDGGVHIVGGELGEAFIVFATDEDARLGMMRTGGTIKGSKVTLLLSSKTEMQNMIELSRRRFETANLDIPPANASRSGPPPSSGMGGRVNLPTTVPNFNNPSPSVVTAATSVHESNKNIQTFSTASIGTAPPNMGASFGSPTFSSTIPSTASPMNTVPPPPIPPIPAMPSLPPMPSIPPIPVPPPVPTLPPVPPVPPIPPVPSVPPMTPLPPMSGMPPLNPPPVAPLPAGMNGSGAPMNLNNNLNPVFLGPLNPVNPIQMNSQSSVKPLPINPDDLYVSVHGMPFSAMENDVRDFFHGLRVDAVHLLKDHVGRNNGNGLVKFLSPQDTFEALKRNRMLMIQRYVEVSPATERQWVAAGGHITFKQSIGPSGQTHPPPQTLPRSKSPSGQKRSRSRSPHEAGFCVYLKGLPFEAENKHVIDFFKKLDIVEDSIYIAYGPNGKATGEGFVEFRNEADYKAALCRHKQYMGNRFIQVHPITKKGMLEKIDMIRKRLQNFSYDQREMMLNPEGDVSSAKVCAHITNIPFSITKMDVLQFLEGIPVDENAVHVLVDNNGQGLGQALVQFKNEDDARKSERLHRKKLNGREAFVHVVTLEDMREIEKNPPAQGKKGLKIPVPGNPAVPGVPSVGMPNAGMPNAGMPSTGMPSTGMPGAGMPGTGMPGAGMPGAGMPGAGMPGAGMPGGGMPGAGGEEHAFLTVGSKEANNGPPFNFPGNFGGSNAFGPPLPPPGLGGAFGDARPGMPSVGNSGLPGLGLDVPGFGGGPNNLSGPGFAGGPQNFGNGPGSLGGPPGFGSGPPGLGSAPGHLSGPPAFGPGPGPGPGPIHIGGPPGFGSSSGKPGPTVIKVQNMPFTVSIDEILDFFYGYQVIPGSVCLKYNEKGMPTGEAMVAFESRDEATAAVIDLNDRPIGSRKVKLVLG, from the coding sequence ATGGCTGTGGTCATCCGTTTGCAAGGTCTCCCAATTGTGGCGGGGACCATGGACATTCGCCACTTCTTCTCTGGATTGACCATCCCTGATGGGGGCGTGCATATTGTAGGGGGTGAACTGGGTGAGGCTTTCATCGTTTTTGCCACTGATGAAGATGCAAGGCTTGGTATGATGCGCACAGGTGGTACAATTAAAGGGTCAAAAGTAACACTTTTGTTGAGTAGTAAAACGGAAATGCAGAATATGATTGAACTGAGTCGTAGGCGTTTTGAAACTGCCAACTTAGATATACCACCAGCAAATGCTAGTAGATCAGGACCGCCACCTAGCTCAGGAATGGGTGGCAGGGTAAACTTGCCTACAACAGTACCTAACTTTAATAATCCTTCACCCAGTGTAGTTACTGCCGCTACATCGGTTCATGAAAGCAACAAAAACATACAGACATTTTCCACAGCCAGCATAGGAACGGCTCCTCCAAATATGGGGGCTTCTTTTGGGAGCCCAACGTTTAGCTCAACCATTCCAAGCACAGCGTCTCCAATGAACACAGTCCCACCACCACCAATTCCTCCAATCCCAGCGATGCCATCTTTGCCACCAATGCCGTCCATTCCCCCAATACCAGTTCCTCCTCCGGTACCTACATTGCCTCCTGTGCCTCCTGTGCCCCCAATCCCCCCAGTCCCTTCTGTGCCACCCATGACCCCACTGCCACCCATGTCAGGCATGCCACCCTTGAACCCGCCACCTGTGGCCCCTCTACCTGCTGGAATGAATGGCTCTGGAGCACCTATGAATCTGAACAATAACCTGAACCCTGTGTTTCTGGGTCCATTGAATCCTGTTAACCCTATCCAGATGAACTCTCAAAGCAGTGTGAAACCACTTCCCATCAACCCTGATGATCTGTATGTCAGTGTACATGGTATGCCCTTTTCTGCAATGGAAAATGATGTCAGAGATTTTTTCCATGGGCTCCGTGTTGATGCAGTGCATTTGTTGAAAGATCATGTAGGTCGAAATAATGGGAACGGATTGGTTAAATTTCTCTCCCCTCAAGATACATTTGAAGctttgaaaagaaacagaatgctGATGATTCAACGCTATGTGGAAGTTAGTCCTGCCACAGAGAGACAGTGGGTAGCTGCTGGAGGCCATATCACTTTTAAGCAAAGTATAGGACCTTCTGGAcaaacccatcccccacctcagaCACTTCCCAGGTCAAAATCGCCCAGTGGGCAGAAAAGGTCGAGGTCAAGATCACCACATGAGGCTGGTTTTTGTGTTTACTTGAAAGGGCTACCATttgaagcagaaaacaaacatgtcattgatttttttaaaaagttggataTTGTGGAAGATAGTATTTATATCGCTTATGGACCCAATGGGAAAGCAACTGGTGAAGGCTTCGTAGAATTCAGAAATGAGGCTGACTATAAGGCTGCTCTGTGTCGTCATAAACAATACATGGGCAATCGCTTTATTCAAGTTCATCCAATTACTAAGAAAGGTATGCTAGAAAAGATAGATATGATTCGTAAAAGACTGCAGAACTTCAGCTATGACCAGAGGGAAATGATGTTAAATCCGGAGGGGGATGTCAGCTCTGCCAAAGTCTGTGCTCACATAACAAATATTCCATTCAGCATTACCAAGATGGATGTTCTTCAGTTCCTAGAAGGAATCCCAGTGGATGAAAATGCTGTACATGTTCTTGTTGATAACAATGGGCAAGGTCTAGGACAGGCATTGGTTcagtttaaaaatgaagatgatgcACGTAAGTCTGAACGCTTACACCGTAAAAAACTTAACGGGAGAGAAGCTTTTGTTCATGTAGTTACTCTAGAAGATatgagagaaattgagaaaaatccCCCTGCCCAAGGAAAAAAAGGGTTAAAGATACCTGTGCCAGGTAATCCTGCAGTTCCAGGAGTGCCCAGTGTGGGAATGCCCAATGCGGGAATGCCCAATGCGGGAATGCCCAGTACAGGAATGCCCAGTACGGGAATGCCCGGTGCGGGAATGCCTGGTACAGGAATGCCCGGTGCTGGAATGCCTGGTGCCGGAATGCCCGGTGCCGGAATGCCTGGTGCGGGAATGCCCGGTGGAGGAATGCCTGGTGCAGGAGGTGAAGAACATGCCTTCCTGACTGTAGGATCTAAGGAGGCCAACAATGGGCCTCCATTTAACTTTCCTGGTAATTTTGGCGGGTCGAATGCCTTTGGGCCACCACTCCCTCCTCCAGGATTAGGAGGGGCCTTTGGTGATGCTAGGCCTGGTATGCCTTCAGTTGGAAATAGTGGTTTGCCTGGTCTAGGACTGGATGTTCCAGGTTTTGGAGGTGGACCAAATAATTTAAGTGGGCCAGGATTTGCAGGAGGCCCTCAGAATTTTGGAAATGGCCCTGGTAGTTTAGGTGGCCCCCCAGGTTTTGGAAGTGGCCCTCCTGGTCTTGGAAGTGCACCTGGGCATTTGAGTGGGCCGCCAGCCTTTGGGCCtggccctgggcctgggcctggcccaATTCACATTGGTGGACCCCCTGGCTTTGGATCTAGTTCTGGAAAACCAGGACCAACAGTAATTAAAGTGCAGAATATGCCCTTTACTGTGTCTATTGATGagattttagatttcttttatgGCTATCAAGTGATCCCAGGCTCAGTGtgtttaaaatacaatgaaaaaggtATGCCCACAGGCGAAGCCATGGTGGCCTTTGAATCTCGGGATGAAGCCACAGCCGCTGTCATTGACTTAAATGACAGACCTATAGGCTCAAGGAAAGTAAAACTTGTCTTAGGGTAG
- the LOC122215607 gene encoding copine-1 isoform X2 yields the protein MAHCVTLVQLSISCDHLIDKDIGSKSDPLCVLLQDVGGGNWAELGRTERVRNCSSPEFSKTLQLEYHFETVQKLRFGIYDIDNKTPELGDDDFLGGAECSLGQIVSSQIITLPLMLKPGKPAGRGTITVSAQEMKDSRVVTMEVEARNLDKKDFLGKSDPFLEFFRQSDGKWHLVYRSEVIKNNLNPTWKRFSVPLQHFCGGDPSTPIQVRCSDYDSDGSHDLIGTFYTSLAQLQAVPANFECIHPEKQQKKKSYKNSGTVCVKICQVETQYSFLDYVMGGCQINFTVGIDFTGSNGDPSSPDSLHYLSPTGVNEYLTALWSVGSVIQDYDSDKLFPAFGFGAQVPPDWQVSHEFALNFNPNNPYCTGIQGIVDAYRQALPQVRLYGPTNFAPIINHVARFATQAAHQRTASQYFVLLLLTDGAVTDVEATREAVVRASHLPMSVIIVGVGGADFEAMEQLDADGGPLHTRSGEAAARDIVQFVPYRRFQNAPREALAQTVLAEVPIQLVSYFKAQGWAPFKPLPPPAKGPAQAAQT from the exons ATGgcccactgtgtgaccttggttcAGCTGTCCATTTCCTGTGACCATCTCATTGACAAGGACATCGGCTCTAAGTCTGACCCACTCTGCGTCCTTTTACAGGATGTGGGAGGGGGCAACTGGGCTGAG CTTGGCCGAACTGAGCGAGTACGGAACTGCTCGAGCCCCGAGTTCTCCAAGACTCTGCAGCTTGAGTACCACTTTGAAACAGTTCAGAAGCTCCGATTTGGCATCTATGACATAGACAACAAGACACCTGAGCTGGGGGATGATGACTTCCTAGGAGGGGCTGAGTGTTCCCTAGGACAG aTTGTGTCCAGCCAGATAATAACTCTGCCCTTGATGCTGAAGCCTGGAAAACCTGCTGGACGGGGGACTATCACG GTATCAGCTCAGGAGATGAAGGATAGTCGTGTAGTGACCATGGAGGTGGAGGCCAGAAACCTAGATAAGAAG GACTTCCTGGGAAAATCGGATCCATTCTTGGAGTTCTTCCGTCAGAGTGATGGGAAATGGCACCTGGTATACAGATCTGAG GTAATCAAGAACAACTTGAACCCTACATGGAAGCGCTTCTCTGTTCCCCTTCAGCATTTCTGTGGGGGAGACCCCAGCACACCCATCCAG gTGCGATGCTCAGACTATGACAGTGATGGTTCACATGATCTCATTGGTACCTTCTACACCAGCTTGGCCCAGCTGCAAGCAGTCCCG GCCAATTTTGAATGCATCCACCCTgagaaacagcagaaaaagaaaagctacaagAACTCTGGGACTGTCTGTGTCAAGATTTGCCAG GTAGAAACACAGTATTCCTTCCTGGACTATGTGATGGGAGGCTGTCAAATCAACTTCACT gtTGGTATAGACTTCACAGGCTCCAATGGAGACCCTTCCTCCCCGGACTCCCTGCACTACCTGAGCCCAACAGGGGTCAACGAGTACCTGACAGCACTGTGGAGTGTGGGCAGCGTGATTCAGGACTATGATTC GGACAAGCTTTTCCCAGCATTTGGATTTGgggcccaggtgccccctgattgGCAG GTCTCCCATGAATTTGCCTTGAACTTCAACCCCAATAACCCCTACTGCACAG GCATCCAGGGCATTGTGGATGCCTATCGCCAAGCCCTGCCCCAAGTTCGCCTCTATGGCCCCACCAACTTTGCACCCATTATCAACCATGTGGCCAGGTTTGCAACCCAGGCTGCACATCAGAGGACTGCCTCG CAATACtttgtgctgctgctgctgaccGACGGTGCTGTGACAGATGTGGAGGCTACACGTGAGGCTGTGGTGCGTGCCTCACACCTTCCCATGTCGGTGATCATCGTGGGTGTGGGTGGTGCTGACTTTGAGGCCATGGAGCAGCTGGATGCTGATGGTGGACCCCTGCATACGCGCTCCGGGGAGGCAGCTGCCCGTGATATAGTGCAGTTTGTGCCCTACCGTCGCTTccagaat GCCCCTCGGGAGGCACTGGCACAGACTGTGCTCGCAGAGGTACCTATACAACTGGTCTCCTACTTCAAGGCCCAAGGTTGGGCCCCATTCAAGCCACTTCCACCCCCAGCCAAGGGCCCTGCACAGGCCGCTCAGACCTAG